A single region of the Melioribacteraceae bacterium 4301-Me genome encodes:
- a CDS encoding tetratricopeptide repeat protein, translated as MMKLKIIFVLLLFLPAFVNAQDYDWVKFDSLLITGINQIYSLEFNKAEKTFDIVEKDYPTHPAGKFFKAMITWWKILVDLENESYDNKFFSQLESVIDMCNNILDKNPKNADAIFYKGGALGFRGRLRAIRESWFKAALDGKEALPLVFKAYELNPNNIDLQLGFGIYNYYAEVIPEKYPAVKPFMIFFPKGDKNKGLKQLENVAFNGRYAKIESRYFLMTIYFQYEDDMVNARKYAELLVKQFPNNPVFEKYYGTIFVKNNDYISAEKIFRDILIKSQKNYTGYNLRFEREATYYIGMYFKLANRPDSTAFYFQKCVDISKKVDKDEESGFQINATLYLAMAYDQLGLREKAVKYYNDVLNMKERGDSHSQAEKYLKIPYK; from the coding sequence ATGATGAAATTAAAAATTATATTTGTTTTGCTATTATTTTTACCTGCTTTTGTTAACGCCCAAGATTACGACTGGGTAAAATTTGATTCCTTGTTAATTACGGGCATTAATCAAATATACAGCCTTGAATTTAACAAGGCTGAAAAAACATTCGATATTGTAGAGAAAGATTACCCAACCCACCCAGCAGGAAAATTTTTTAAAGCAATGATTACATGGTGGAAAATTCTTGTTGATCTTGAAAATGAAAGTTATGACAACAAGTTCTTCAGTCAGCTCGAAAGTGTAATTGACATGTGTAATAATATATTAGATAAAAATCCTAAAAATGCAGATGCAATTTTTTATAAAGGGGGTGCACTTGGTTTTAGAGGCAGACTTCGCGCCATACGGGAAAGCTGGTTTAAAGCTGCTTTAGACGGCAAGGAAGCACTACCTTTAGTTTTTAAAGCCTACGAACTAAACCCAAACAATATCGATCTTCAGCTTGGCTTTGGCATTTATAATTATTATGCTGAAGTAATACCTGAAAAATATCCCGCTGTAAAACCATTTATGATTTTTTTCCCTAAAGGTGATAAGAACAAAGGCTTAAAACAACTCGAAAACGTTGCCTTCAATGGCCGTTACGCTAAAATTGAATCCAGATATTTTTTAATGACAATTTATTTTCAATATGAAGATGATATGGTGAATGCGAGAAAATACGCAGAGCTGCTTGTAAAACAATTCCCAAATAATCCGGTTTTTGAAAAATATTACGGAACCATTTTTGTGAAAAATAACGATTATATTTCAGCCGAAAAGATTTTTCGCGATATTCTAATCAAAAGCCAAAAAAATTATACGGGTTACAATCTTCGTTTTGAAAGAGAAGCAACATATTATATTGGTATGTATTTTAAACTTGCTAATCGTCCTGATTCAACGGCTTTTTATTTTCAGAAGTGTGTGGATATTTCTAAAAAGGTTGATAAAGATGAAGAGTCTGGCTTCCAAATTAACGCTACTTTATATTTAGCGATGGCATACGACCAGCTCGGTCTGCGCGAAAAAGCAGTTAAATATTATAATGATGTGCTGAATATGAAAGAACGAGGAGATTCTCACTCCCAAGCAGAAAAGTATTTAAAAATTCCTTATAAATAA
- a CDS encoding aminotransferase class IV, with translation MCRLIESIKVYRRKLWNIKYHNYRMNNSRRQLFGAEDEIDLSKEIVVPQIISNELYKCRVVYSNKILSVEFIPYLKKKITSLEIVTNNLICYDHKYENREEINKLLYSKRCDEILIVKNNLITDASFANVVLSDGKVYLTPASPLLKGTKRAKLLEEGLIKEEEIPLSDLRKFKYAYLINAMLDLEESNKVLIENIMQ, from the coding sequence ATGTGCCGACTAATTGAAAGTATTAAAGTATATAGAAGAAAGTTATGGAATATAAAGTACCATAACTACAGAATGAATAATTCGCGCAGGCAATTGTTTGGCGCTGAAGATGAAATTGATTTATCAAAAGAGATTGTTGTTCCTCAAATTATTTCCAATGAACTTTATAAATGCAGAGTAGTATATTCCAATAAAATTCTCTCAGTAGAATTTATTCCTTATTTGAAGAAAAAAATTACCAGCTTAGAAATTGTTACTAACAATTTAATTTGTTATGACCACAAATATGAAAACAGAGAAGAAATTAATAAGCTTTTGTATTCTAAACGCTGCGATGAAATTTTAATTGTAAAAAATAATTTAATAACTGACGCATCATTTGCTAATGTTGTTTTGAGTGATGGCAAGGTTTATTTAACCCCGGCCTCTCCGCTGCTAAAAGGAACAAAAAGAGCAAAATTGTTAGAAGAAGGGTTAATTAAGGAAGAAGAGATTCCACTTAGTGACCTAAGAAAATTTAAATATGCTTATTTAATCAATGCAATGCTAGATCTCGAAGAAAGCAACAAGGTATTGATTGAGAATATTATGCAATAA
- a CDS encoding DUF3108 domain-containing protein: MFKRRTAINNYKVFVMFLLLTNTQHNLSAQKMTFRKIENKAFSVGEKLTFDVKYGFVTAGVAEMSIPKISKLAGRDVYNITFQVNTVSAFDPFYKVRDRYATYLDTEGIFPWRFEQHIREGGYSRDFSAFFDQRRGIAKTSEGSYEIPQYVNDILSAFYLARTFDYSEMKSGDKFNLQNFYKDKVYPLDVVFRGRERVSVAAGEFDCIIVEPLVVAGGLFKSEGSILIWLTDDQLKIPVKVKTKIIIGSIDAELTNYEGLSAKLTSKVK; encoded by the coding sequence ATGTTTAAAAGACGCACAGCAATAAATAACTATAAAGTATTTGTAATGTTCTTATTACTCACCAACACTCAGCATAATTTAAGTGCACAAAAAATGACCTTCAGAAAAATTGAGAACAAGGCTTTTAGCGTTGGAGAAAAGTTAACTTTTGATGTTAAGTACGGCTTTGTAACTGCTGGTGTAGCTGAAATGTCTATTCCAAAAATTTCTAAACTTGCTGGGAGAGATGTTTACAACATCACATTCCAAGTAAACACTGTTTCTGCTTTTGACCCATTTTATAAAGTACGTGACCGATACGCTACTTACCTTGACACAGAAGGAATATTCCCCTGGAGGTTCGAGCAACATATTAGGGAAGGCGGGTATTCAAGAGATTTCTCGGCATTTTTCGACCAAAGAAGAGGTATCGCTAAAACCTCAGAAGGTTCTTATGAAATACCACAATATGTAAATGACATACTTTCTGCTTTTTATCTTGCCCGCACTTTCGACTATTCTGAAATGAAATCGGGTGACAAATTTAACTTACAAAATTTTTATAAGGATAAAGTTTATCCGCTTGATGTCGTTTTTAGAGGCCGTGAAAGAGTTTCAGTTGCAGCAGGTGAATTTGATTGCATAATTGTTGAGCCTTTAGTTGTTGCCGGCGGATTATTTAAAAGTGAGGGCAGTATTTTAATTTGGTTGACTGATGACCAGTTAAAAATTCCAGTTAAAGTAAAAACTAAAATTATCATTGGTTCTATTGATGCAGAACTTACAAATTACGAGGGATTGTCAGCTAAATTGACTTCAAAAGTAAAATAA
- a CDS encoding zinc ribbon domain-containing protein, producing the protein MQERLITLYELQLIDDQLDELEELRGDLPIAVNELNNQIQAIKGQIEEKEKEKKKSLDKRKNNDNEVERLKANLKKFKSQLYQVRNNKEYDALTKEIDHSEEEIAKLNAESDELENLIQKLKKEIEDLTPQLDSLMVELKEKETELKQIIKANEREEIKLKDKREKTALRVKKADYNIYMRIRKALGGKAVVAVIRSACEGCHNVVPPQRQLEIKQNKRMYSCESCGRILVSAEIAEEAKKKLQL; encoded by the coding sequence TTGCAAGAGCGACTTATCACACTTTATGAATTACAGCTGATTGACGATCAGCTTGATGAACTCGAAGAACTTCGGGGTGATTTACCAATTGCAGTAAACGAACTAAACAATCAAATACAAGCAATTAAAGGACAAATTGAAGAAAAAGAAAAAGAGAAGAAAAAATCACTTGATAAAAGAAAAAACAATGACAATGAAGTCGAACGCCTAAAGGCCAATTTAAAAAAGTTCAAATCACAACTCTATCAAGTTAGAAACAACAAAGAATACGACGCCTTAACTAAAGAAATTGATCATTCAGAAGAAGAAATAGCAAAACTTAATGCTGAAAGTGATGAATTAGAAAACTTAATTCAAAAATTAAAAAAAGAGATTGAGGATCTTACTCCTCAGCTTGACAGTTTGATGGTTGAATTAAAAGAAAAAGAAACAGAGTTAAAACAAATAATAAAGGCAAACGAAAGAGAAGAAATAAAACTAAAAGATAAGAGAGAGAAAACTGCCTTAAGGGTAAAAAAAGCTGATTACAATATTTATATGAGAATTAGAAAAGCATTAGGTGGAAAAGCAGTAGTAGCTGTTATTCGCTCAGCTTGCGAAGGATGCCATAATGTTGTTCCACCGCAAAGGCAACTCGAGATTAAACAGAACAAAAGAATGTATTCTTGTGAATCTTGCGGTAGAATTTTAGTCTCTGCTGAAATAGCTGAAGAAGCCAAAAAAAAACTCCAATTGTAG
- the lpdA gene encoding dihydrolipoyl dehydrogenase: MEIKTQLLVIGGGPGGYTAAFHAADKGLQVTIVDMRKNPGGVCTWEGCIPSKALLHISNLIYEAREAKKWGINYTEPKIDLDKLRDYKNSVIYKLTSGLGQLAKTRKVNYVQGRASFKNSKTVIVKKTDGNEDEITFDNCIVATGSEPTKVPNLFFNSPHIIDSTAALELNDIPQKMLVVGGGYIGLELGTVYAMLGSKVTVVEMMPGLLPGADRDLVSVLAKNINQIMDAVYLETKVTELKEVKNGIEVKFIGNNIKEPVQVFDKVLISVGRKPVTTSLGLENTKVKVNQKGFIDVNQQMKTDDANIYAIGDVVGNPMLAHKAFAEAKVAVESILGYKVAFEPNAIPAVVFTNPELAWTGITETEAKERGIKYEVAKFPWAASGKATSIDRNDGLTKLIIDPDTQRVLGMGIVGVGAGDMISEGTLAIEMAAVAKDIALTIHPHPTLSETISGAAEVFYGEAIEYYRPRKK; encoded by the coding sequence ATGGAAATAAAAACACAATTATTAGTAATTGGAGGAGGACCAGGAGGGTACACTGCAGCTTTTCATGCAGCTGATAAAGGCTTGCAGGTTACAATTGTGGACATGAGAAAAAATCCTGGCGGTGTTTGTACATGGGAAGGCTGTATACCTTCTAAGGCATTGCTGCACATTTCTAATCTTATTTATGAAGCACGAGAAGCAAAAAAATGGGGTATTAACTATACCGAGCCTAAAATTGATTTAGATAAGCTGCGTGATTACAAAAATAGTGTTATATATAAGTTAACAAGCGGGTTAGGTCAACTGGCTAAAACACGTAAGGTAAATTATGTTCAAGGTAGAGCTTCATTTAAAAATTCAAAAACCGTGATTGTTAAAAAAACAGATGGAAATGAAGACGAGATTACTTTTGATAATTGTATTGTTGCTACAGGCTCAGAGCCGACAAAAGTGCCAAACTTATTCTTTAATTCACCACACATTATAGATTCTACAGCTGCACTCGAACTGAATGATATTCCTCAAAAAATGCTTGTTGTAGGCGGTGGTTACATAGGGTTAGAATTGGGCACTGTATATGCCATGCTTGGAAGCAAAGTAACAGTTGTTGAAATGATGCCAGGATTACTCCCAGGTGCAGATAGAGATTTAGTTAGTGTGCTTGCAAAAAATATAAATCAAATTATGGATGCAGTGTATCTCGAGACTAAAGTTACAGAACTAAAAGAAGTAAAAAATGGAATTGAAGTAAAATTTATAGGTAATAATATAAAAGAACCTGTACAGGTTTTTGATAAAGTGTTGATTTCTGTAGGTAGAAAACCTGTAACAACAAGTTTAGGTTTGGAAAACACAAAGGTGAAAGTTAATCAAAAGGGATTTATTGATGTTAATCAGCAAATGAAAACTGACGATGCCAATATTTACGCAATTGGCGATGTTGTTGGCAACCCAATGCTTGCACATAAAGCTTTTGCAGAAGCTAAAGTTGCAGTAGAATCTATACTCGGTTATAAAGTTGCTTTTGAACCGAATGCAATACCTGCGGTTGTTTTTACTAACCCAGAATTAGCATGGACTGGGATAACTGAAACCGAAGCAAAAGAAAGGGGTATTAAATATGAAGTTGCTAAATTCCCATGGGCAGCAAGCGGCAAGGCAACTTCAATAGATAGAAATGATGGATTGACTAAGTTAATTATTGATCCAGATACTCAAAGGGTGTTGGGAATGGGTATAGTAGGTGTTGGTGCAGGGGATATGATTTCTGAGGGAACCTTAGCAATTGAAATGGCAGCTGTTGCCAAAGATATTGCTTTAACTATTCACCCACACCCAACTTTGTCTGAAACAATATCCGGAGCTGCTGAAGTATTTTACGGCGAAGCAATTGAATACTATCGGCCACGAAAAAAGTAA
- the porQ gene encoding type IX secretion system protein PorQ, producing MKKSVFTLMFFQVSLMLLQNASIKGQNTYEFLRLDYSPRAAALAGSFVAANDDPNTILYNPAGVNFLKGSPISFSFLKYLMDINSASLIYSKEFEGIGRFAAAIQYINYGNFTEATYDGVKTGEFSANDIAFTIGYGNELGENFYYGINAKFIYSSIAKQYSSAYAFDLGLHYSIPQSNWNIGFAILNLGSQITPYFNTKEELPLDIRLGFTKQLEKLPFKFYWSFNRLNEKQNEFFDRFQNITIGGEFIFKSGFNLRFGYDNQKRKDFKIGTTAGLAGFNLGFGFLVSNYKIDYAFSSLGSAGSLHRIGISTEL from the coding sequence ATGAAAAAAAGTGTGTTTACATTGATGTTTTTTCAGGTTAGTTTAATGTTATTACAGAACGCATCAATAAAGGGACAAAACACTTACGAATTTCTTCGATTAGATTATAGCCCGCGTGCAGCAGCTCTTGCCGGAAGTTTCGTAGCTGCCAATGATGACCCAAATACAATTTTATATAATCCTGCAGGTGTGAATTTTCTTAAAGGTTCCCCGATCTCATTTTCTTTTCTTAAATATTTAATGGATATTAATTCTGCTAGTTTAATTTACTCTAAAGAGTTTGAAGGCATTGGCAGATTTGCTGCTGCCATTCAATATATAAATTATGGCAATTTTACCGAAGCAACTTATGATGGCGTTAAAACTGGAGAATTTTCTGCCAACGATATTGCTTTTACTATTGGATATGGTAACGAACTCGGAGAAAATTTTTATTATGGTATAAATGCTAAATTTATTTATTCCTCAATTGCTAAACAGTACTCGTCTGCTTATGCATTTGATTTAGGTTTGCACTACTCTATTCCACAATCAAACTGGAACATTGGATTCGCAATTCTTAATCTTGGAAGCCAAATTACACCTTATTTTAATACAAAGGAAGAACTGCCCCTTGATATTAGATTAGGTTTTACAAAACAACTCGAAAAACTTCCATTTAAATTTTATTGGTCATTTAATCGACTAAATGAAAAACAAAATGAATTCTTCGATAGGTTTCAAAATATTACAATTGGTGGAGAATTTATTTTTAAAAGCGGTTTTAATCTAAGATTTGGATATGATAATCAAAAGAGAAAGGACTTTAAGATTGGCACTACTGCCGGCTTAGCTGGGTTTAATTTGGGATTTGGATTCTTGGTTAGTAATTACAAAATTGACTATGCCTTTTCTTCATTGGGGTCTGCTGGTTCCCTTCATCGAATTGGTATATCCACAGAATTATAA
- a CDS encoding DNA-3-methyladenine glycosylase has translation MLHIDFNNKLPQKFYLRHSTEVAPDLLGKFLVRRIGKIFLVGKIVEVEAYDGSIDQAAHTFIGKTKRNEVMFLPGGLLYVYFTYGMHYCCNIVTGEKDRGQAVLIRAIEPILGIDTMIKNRFGKRELSLKDGFENLTNGPAKVCSALKITKKDNGTNLMGNDIFLLNNNKTPVNKIVITTRIGIKKSVDLPWRFYIKDNLFVSKK, from the coding sequence ATGCTGCACATCGATTTTAACAATAAACTGCCTCAAAAATTTTATTTAAGGCATTCTACTGAAGTCGCACCAGATTTGTTAGGTAAATTTTTAGTACGACGAATTGGCAAAATCTTTCTTGTGGGGAAAATTGTTGAAGTAGAAGCGTATGATGGTTCGATTGATCAAGCAGCGCATACATTTATTGGTAAAACAAAAAGAAACGAAGTTATGTTCTTACCAGGTGGCTTATTATATGTCTACTTTACTTATGGCATGCACTATTGCTGCAACATAGTTACCGGCGAAAAGGATAGGGGTCAAGCTGTTTTAATTAGAGCAATAGAACCAATACTTGGCATAGATACAATGATTAAAAACAGATTTGGTAAAAGAGAGCTTTCATTGAAAGATGGGTTCGAAAATTTAACAAATGGACCGGCTAAAGTTTGCAGCGCTCTTAAAATTACAAAAAAAGATAATGGGACTAACTTAATGGGCAATGATATTTTTCTGCTTAACAATAATAAAACGCCAGTAAATAAAATTGTTATTACAACAAGAATAGGTATTAAAAAATCAGTAGATTTACCATGGCGCTTCTACATTAAAGATAACTTGTTCGTATCCAAAAAATGA
- the aspS gene encoding aspartate--tRNA ligase — MKFKRRTHTCGELREKNIGEEVVLNGWVNTRRDLGGVIFIDLRDRYGITQIVFEPSYNSEAHELAKKLRSEYVISVEGKVRKRPEGTENPQIPTGFIDVKVDKLIILNQSETPPFPIEDNVDVSEDIRLKYRYIDLRRPKMQSNILLRHKMYQLTRKYFDQNNFVEIETPVLMKSTPEGARDFIVPSRLHKGKFYALPQSPQQYKQLLMVSGFDRYFQIVKCFRDEDLRADRQPEFTQIDVEMSFVDVDEVFEIVEGLMQLFFKEIMNYQLQLPIPRLTFDEAMEKYGSDKPDLRFDLEMVTLNDALNNTEFRVFKDALQNNGILTGLLAKGCGDYTRNQLDVLTDYVKKLGAGGLIWMRVKDNDLDAPIAKFLTEKEKSNIITKMKASNGDLIFILSGPKLRTLSIMGQLRIEMARRLNLIQPNAKPSLLWVTDFPLFEWDDQTNRYYAMHHPFTSPKLEDINEMDKNPSKVKARAYDLVLNGNEIAGGSIRIHSAELQAKMFKVLGISNEEAQEKFGFLMNAFKYGAPPHGGIAFGFDRLVMLFAGESSIRDVIAFPKTSSGMSLMDESPSYVSEEQLTELHIRVR, encoded by the coding sequence ATGAAATTTAAAAGAAGAACACATACCTGCGGAGAATTAAGAGAAAAAAATATAGGTGAAGAAGTAGTGTTGAACGGATGGGTCAACACGAGACGAGACTTAGGGGGTGTAATATTTATTGATTTAAGAGATAGATATGGTATAACTCAGATAGTTTTTGAACCTTCGTATAATTCAGAAGCACATGAGTTAGCCAAAAAACTAAGAAGTGAATATGTAATTTCTGTCGAAGGCAAAGTTAGAAAAAGACCAGAGGGGACTGAAAATCCACAAATTCCTACAGGATTTATTGATGTTAAAGTGGACAAGCTAATAATTCTTAACCAATCTGAAACCCCACCATTTCCAATTGAAGACAATGTTGACGTAAGTGAAGACATTCGACTTAAATACCGCTATATTGATTTAAGAAGACCAAAAATGCAAAGCAATATATTGCTTCGGCATAAAATGTATCAATTAACCAGAAAGTATTTCGACCAAAATAATTTCGTTGAGATTGAAACCCCGGTACTAATGAAAAGTACACCAGAAGGGGCAAGAGATTTTATAGTCCCCAGCAGATTACACAAAGGTAAATTTTATGCCCTGCCTCAATCACCGCAGCAGTATAAGCAATTGTTAATGGTCTCCGGTTTTGACCGATATTTTCAAATAGTAAAATGCTTCAGAGATGAAGACCTAAGAGCTGACAGGCAACCTGAATTTACTCAAATTGATGTGGAAATGTCTTTTGTTGATGTGGATGAGGTCTTTGAAATTGTAGAAGGTTTAATGCAATTGTTCTTTAAAGAAATCATGAATTATCAATTGCAACTTCCCATCCCACGCCTAACCTTTGATGAAGCAATGGAAAAATATGGCAGCGATAAACCAGATCTTCGTTTCGACTTAGAAATGGTAACTTTAAATGACGCATTAAATAACACAGAATTTAGAGTCTTCAAAGATGCGCTGCAAAACAATGGAATCTTAACTGGGTTGTTAGCAAAAGGATGCGGAGATTATACTCGAAACCAATTAGATGTTCTAACTGACTATGTTAAAAAACTTGGGGCAGGTGGGCTAATTTGGATGCGAGTAAAAGATAACGACCTTGATGCTCCTATTGCTAAATTCCTTACAGAAAAAGAGAAATCCAATATTATAACTAAAATGAAAGCATCTAACGGCGATTTAATTTTTATTTTGTCCGGACCAAAATTAAGAACGCTTTCAATTATGGGGCAATTACGAATCGAAATGGCAAGACGACTAAATTTGATTCAACCAAATGCTAAACCTTCACTTTTGTGGGTAACAGATTTTCCATTATTCGAATGGGATGACCAAACTAACAGATACTATGCTATGCACCATCCCTTCACCTCACCAAAGTTAGAAGATATAAATGAGATGGATAAGAACCCTTCCAAAGTTAAAGCAAGGGCTTACGACTTAGTACTAAATGGCAATGAAATAGCAGGAGGCAGTATAAGAATACACAGTGCTGAACTTCAAGCGAAAATGTTCAAAGTACTAGGTATATCGAATGAAGAAGCTCAAGAAAAATTTGGCTTTTTAATGAATGCATTTAAGTATGGTGCACCTCCTCATGGTGGTATTGCTTTTGGCTTCGATAGATTAGTCATGCTTTTTGCTGGTGAATCTTCAATAAGAGACGTAATTGCTTTCCCTAAAACATCCAGCGGAATGTCGTTGATGGATGAATCCCCCTCTTACGTGAGCGAGGAACAATTAACCGAACTGCATATTCGCGTGAGGTAG
- a CDS encoding glycosyltransferase family 9 protein, producing MTKYNNILIVRTDRIGDVVLTLPLVTLIKKHYPNSKITFLLREYTKSLTQNNPFIDKTITLKNEDKKYLFGFLGKVIANVKQLKNKYDVCIVASPSFLIALVIFLSKIKVRIGTAYRWYSFFFNKKIYEHRKYGQRHELEFNVRMLKSIGIDENINENNVSFNLHVTKKSEQFVENLLNEIPVKQNEKMIICHPGSGGSAVDLPIGKFKELIELLVHNMIVDIILITGSKNEESLCNQLVINQKTKNLAGQTNLEEMIALINKAELVISNSTGPIHLAAALGKKVVGFYPNIISCSPKRWGPYTTKKLIFTPEINCKKCTLAQCKKLNCMESINIEKVFLSISNFLKN from the coding sequence ATGACAAAATATAATAATATCCTCATTGTTAGAACCGACCGCATTGGAGATGTGGTTCTTACCTTACCATTGGTCACTTTAATTAAAAAGCATTACCCAAACTCCAAAATAACCTTCTTATTGAGAGAGTATACTAAAAGTCTCACTCAAAACAACCCTTTTATAGATAAAACTATAACTCTAAAAAATGAAGACAAAAAGTATTTATTTGGATTTTTGGGAAAAGTTATAGCAAACGTTAAACAATTAAAAAACAAATACGATGTTTGCATAGTTGCTTCACCTTCATTTTTAATTGCATTAGTAATTTTCCTATCGAAAATAAAGGTTCGCATCGGTACAGCATACAGGTGGTATTCCTTTTTTTTCAATAAAAAAATTTATGAACACAGGAAATATGGGCAGCGGCATGAATTAGAATTTAATGTTCGAATGCTGAAAAGTATTGGAATTGATGAAAACATTAACGAAAACAATGTTTCTTTTAATCTACATGTCACCAAAAAAAGTGAACAATTTGTAGAAAATCTATTAAACGAAATACCGGTCAAACAGAACGAAAAAATGATTATTTGTCATCCTGGAAGCGGTGGCAGTGCTGTCGACCTCCCAATAGGTAAATTCAAAGAACTAATTGAACTATTGGTACACAACATGATAGTCGATATCATCTTAATAACAGGAAGCAAGAACGAAGAATCACTCTGTAATCAGCTTGTTATAAACCAAAAAACAAAAAATTTGGCTGGTCAAACAAATCTTGAAGAAATGATTGCTCTAATAAATAAAGCAGAACTTGTTATATCCAATTCAACAGGACCAATTCATTTAGCTGCTGCGCTTGGGAAAAAAGTAGTGGGCTTCTATCCAAATATTATTTCATGCTCGCCTAAAAGATGGGGACCATACACAACTAAAAAATTAATTTTCACACCAGAAATTAATTGTAAAAAATGTACACTGGCTCAATGTAAAAAATTAAATTGTATGGAGAGCATAAATATTGAAAAAGTTTTTCTTTCTATCAGTAACTTTTTAAAGAATTAA
- a CDS encoding aminodeoxychorismate synthase component I: MLNKLTITSVMKNSIGTAIKLMNEYGRECVPFLFIIDFEMEKPVIVKLNEAASLNIYYEINELAINAEKTKEDITLKKFPISFSTYKKAFKRVYDEIYAGNTYLINLTFPTKIETNLTLSDIYLKSRAKYKLLYKNEFVVFSPETFVKINNGVISSYPMKGTIDASIPNAEEKILNDEKEIAEHNTVVDLIRNDLSMISKNVRVEKFRYIDRLTTNEKTLLQVSSKIVGELETNYSEKIGDIIFNLLPAGSVSGAPKKKTVEIIRSVELQPRGYYTGIFGVCDGKNLDSAVMIRFIENVDDELIYRSGGGITYMSVPHLEYQELVNKVYVPTN; encoded by the coding sequence TTGTTAAACAAACTTACAATTACTTCTGTTATGAAAAATTCAATCGGCACAGCTATTAAATTAATGAACGAATATGGAAGAGAATGTGTACCATTTCTTTTTATTATTGATTTTGAAATGGAAAAACCAGTTATAGTAAAACTAAACGAAGCTGCATCGTTAAACATTTATTACGAAATAAATGAATTAGCAATAAATGCTGAAAAAACAAAAGAAGATATTACCCTAAAAAAATTTCCCATTTCTTTCTCTACTTATAAAAAGGCATTTAAAAGAGTTTATGACGAAATTTATGCCGGTAACACTTACTTAATTAATCTTACATTTCCAACTAAAATTGAGACTAATTTAACTTTATCGGACATATACCTTAAAAGTCGTGCTAAATATAAGCTTTTGTACAAAAATGAATTTGTTGTTTTTTCCCCAGAAACATTTGTAAAAATTAATAATGGTGTAATTTCATCCTATCCAATGAAAGGTACGATTGATGCATCAATTCCAAATGCAGAAGAGAAAATATTAAATGATGAAAAAGAAATTGCCGAGCATAACACAGTAGTAGACCTTATCCGAAATGATTTAAGTATGATATCGAAAAATGTTAGAGTAGAAAAATTTAGATACATAGATAGATTGACTACGAATGAAAAGACATTGCTTCAGGTAAGTTCAAAAATAGTTGGCGAGTTGGAAACTAATTACAGCGAGAAAATAGGTGATATTATATTTAATTTGCTTCCAGCCGGTTCAGTAAGCGGTGCTCCCAAGAAAAAAACAGTCGAGATAATTCGTAGCGTTGAATTGCAGCCAAGAGGTTATTATACGGGTATTTTCGGTGTTTGTGATGGTAAAAACCTTGATAGTGCTGTAATGATTCGGTTCATTGAAAATGTTGACGATGAACTAATTTACAGAAGCGGCGGCGGAATCACTTACATGAGTGTTCCACACTTAGAATATCAAGAATTAGTTAATAAAGTTTATGTGCCGACTAATTGA